The Candidatus Nomurabacteria bacterium genomic sequence TGAAGACATTGCGCTTATGCGCGTTCTGCCAAATATGGTTGTCGTTGCTCCTGGAGATGGCATAGAAGCAGAGAAGGCCACGAAGGCCATAGCTGAAAATGGCAAGCCTAGCTATCTGCGCCTAGCTCGCGAAAAAACGCCGATCTTTAGTACCGAGCATTCACCTTTTGAAATAGGCAAGGCCTACGTACTGCGAGAAGGCTATGACGTTAGTCTGCTGGGTACCGGCACGATGACCTACCAGATGCTTGCAGCGGCCGTGGAGCTTGAAAAGCATGGCATCAGTGCCGAAGTGGTACATGTGCCGACGATCAAGCCACTTGACGACCATACGATTTTGGCGAGTGCCAAAAAAACCGGTCGTGTTGTGACGGCGGAGGAAGCGCAAATTAGCGGTGGGTTTGGTGCTGCAGTGGCGGAACTATTGTCTGAACATCTGCCAACTCCACTGAAGCGTATTGGTATGATGGACCGGTTTGGCGAGTCTGGCACACCGGATGAATTGCTAACGCACTTCGGTTTGACAGGTGATAAAATTGCGCACACCGTGAAAGAGTTTGTAAGTGAAAAACCACAATATCATAGGGAATTTTAGGGAGGGGCTATTGCGATGAGTTTAACAATTCCATATATCAGGGCTAATACCATGAGGGCAAGGCACCTGTACCAGCGCACGCGAAGTCAGCATTTTGCCGTTGGTGCGTTTAATATCGATAACCAGGAAACTTTGATAGCTGTAGCACGTGCGGCACAGAAGCTGAAATCTCCAGTGCTTGTTGAAGTTAGTCATGGTGAAGTAAAAGCCATTGGTCTAGAAAACATTCGCGATATGGTCGATAACTACAAAGAAGAATTTGGCGTAGAAATGTATATTAATCTTGACCACAGTCCATCTGTTGACGATTGTAAGCGCGCTATCGATGCTGGTTTTGAGTTTATTCATATCGACATAAGCCAAGAAAACCATGACGCTAGCTTGCAAGACATCATTGCCAAGACAAAAGAGGTGGTGGATTATGCCAAATTTACCGGAGCGTTGGTAGAGAGCGAGCCGCACTACTTCGGCGGTTCGTCAAATGTCCACACAGAGAAGATTGACTACGAAGCAATTAAAAAGACGTTTAGCACACCCGAGGGTGCCAAGTATTTTATCGACATGACAGGTATTGATACATTTGCCGCTGCAGTTGGCAATTTACATGGTAAGTACCCAGTGCCTAAAGAACTCGATCTTGAGCTATTGCAGCAGATCCGCGACAGTATTGACTGTCAAATCAGTTTGCACGGAGGTTCTGGTACTCCTTTGCATTTCTTTGAAGATGCCGCTAAGATCGGCGTGAGCAAGATCAATATAAATAGTGATATGCGCTATGTTTTCCGAAAAACTTTGGAAAAGGTGTTAAAAGAGAACCCCGACGAATATGCCATTGTTAAATTAATGCCGGAAGTCTACGGTGCTGTCCAAGAAGTTGTCGAAGAAAAGATTCATGCGTTTGGCAGTGTTGGCAAGGCAGTCGTCTAGTCGACATGCCCTATAAAGGTTATGGTATACTAATAACAATATGAGTGGAACAAACATAAAAATCATCGCAGTTGGTGCAGCAGTCCAGGACGTATTTTTAAGCGATAGTGATGAATTCGAACCTGTGAGCGACAAGTCGGCACACGAACAATTTATGAGATTAGAGCTTGGTGCAAAGGCTGATGTGAATCACATTACTTTTAGTACCGGCGGTGGCGCGACTAACGCAGCTGTAACGTTTGCACGGCAGGGGCTACATGCCGTGTTTATGGGTACGGTTGGTCGAGATCCGGCAGGTCACGCCGTACTGCAGGCGCTTGACGACGAGGGCGTTAATACATCCCATGTAAGTTATAGCGAGAAGTTCAGCACTGGCTACTCGGTGCTGCTGTTAGCTCCCACTGGTGAGCGAACAATTTTGACTTATCGCGGAGCATCGACGCACTATCATGAAAAGGATTTTAACATCCACGGTATTGATGCCGATTGGATGTATGTGTCGTCAATGTCGGGTAATTTTGATGTGCTTCATAAATTATTCAAACAGGCTCGACAGATGGGTATCAAGGTGATGTTCAACCCTGGCAAGGGTGAACTGAATCATCCGAACAAGCTGCGTGCCCTACTGGAAGACGTCGAAGTTTTGTCTGTAAACAAAGATGAGATGGAGCTGCTTGTCGAAGGGCAGAGTATGGAAGAGCTTGTTGTCCACGGTTTGAACTATGTGCCGGTTGTCATAGTAAGCGACGGGCCAAACGGTGTTTGCTCCTCTGACGGCAAGACTATCGTAAAGGCGGGCATGTATCAGGATGTAAAAGTGATTGACCGTACAGGTGCTGGAGACTCATTTGGATCAGGCTTTCTTAGCCAATGGGCCCAGGGCAAGTCGCTTGTCGACAGTATTATCTTCGCTAGTGCCAACTCCACTTCAGTGGTGCAATATATCGGCGCTAAAACGGGAATTTTACATAAGAACGTGAAGTTGCACCATATGCCGCTCCACGAGCAAGTACTTAAAGCCAAAACATAAGCATGATATAATTTTTTATAGTATGACTCACACGTTGAAACAACTTTTGGGCAATGATCATCCTCTGTTTGTGGCAAATTTAGTGGCGCTTGAAAAAGCCGTCGGTAATGACGGCGTCGATGCGAAATTACTTGGTGACATCATTGAGCGTGGGCATGAGGTATTGCGTAGCGTAGGCCTTGATCCTGCAGATACGACAGGAGTCGAAGCATATAGGGCTCTCAGTAATATAGCCGGTAATGAAGCGTCTCGCGGGAAGCTTCGTGATACTGATTTTGTTTTGTTGCTGTTTGGTGACGATCTCGTTTCCTTTAATCTTCATGACATCATAGAAAATTCGCACCATCAGCTTAAATTCGAAAATCGCGTACTGGGCCATGCGCAACGTCATCTGAGGGCTGAAATTGTCCGACGTTACGCCGAGCATGACCGTTCGAATAATGAGTTAGTGCATGAATTAGCGCATGAAATCGGACTTAAGCCAGAGTCGGACGAAGGGCACCATGATATACATAAGGAGGTTTCAAAGGATATGAGTCAGCAGGTACCAAGAGTATTAGCGGTCGGTGATATTTTCACGGATGCGTTTATTAAATTGAACGAAGAAGTTGCACGAGTCGACACTGATCCTGATGGCAGCAAACGCATCAGCTTGCCGCTCGGAAATAAGCCGCCGTATGATGGTGTGGACATAGTCAGGGCTGTCGGACCTTCACCAAATGCTGCCGTATCGATGGCAAGGCTTGGGCTAGAGCCATCACTACTGGCTTTTATGGGTGATGATCAAGTCGCTATTGACGCGCGAGAGTATCTGAAAAGTGAGGGCGTTTCGGACGAGCTACTTTCATTACAGGAAGGTCAGAAGTCTAGTTATTATTATGTACTCCGTTATGGTGCGGAGCGAACGATTTTGGTTAAAAATGAAGACTATGATTACGTATGGAAGGAACCGACTGAGGAGCCTGCGTGGATTTATTTGTCACTGCTGAGTGATAAGTCGTGGAAGCTGCATGAAGACATGCTCAAATACCTACACGACCATCCGAATGTCAAATTTGCCTTTCAGCCAGGAACATTCCATTTTAAATGGGGGGTCGAAAAATTAAAGGACTTTTATAGCCGTAGTCACATCGTAGTGTTGAACCGCGAAGAAGCTATGGATATTACCGGTAAGCCTCATGATCCCATCGGAGAATTGACAAAGGCCGTGCACGACCTCGGGCCGCAAATTGTCGTGATTACAGACGGTCCGAACGGTTCGTTTGCATCGTACGACTGGAAGCTCGTTACCATTCCTAATTATCCCGATCCGGGCCCTCCAGTTGATCGTACCGGTGCGGGCGACGCATTTGCGTCTACGATTGTTGCAGCGCTTGCGTTAGGCGAATCAATGGATACGGCTCTCACGTGGGCGCCTATAAATAGCATGAGTGTCGTACAGCAGATTGGAGCGCAGACTGGACTGCTTTCGCGCGAAAAGATTATGGAATATTTGAAAAACGCCCCTGAAGACTATAGGGTAACGGAGATCAAAGAGTGAGATACCAAATCTGCGTCTCTGGTGCGGCGAGCGGCGAAACTGTCACCGCCTCGCATCAGTTGGCGTACGATTTAGGCAAGGCGATTGCTGATGCCGGTAAGACGTTACTGACCGGCGCTACTGTCGGTTTACCCCACTATGCAGCGCAAGGTTTTGTGAGCGTCAAGGGCTCAAAGGGCATATCAATTGGCTTTAGTCCCGCTAGTTCGTTTCGTGAGCACGTAGCAACGTATAAATTGCCAACAAAAGAGTTTGATTATATCAACTTTACTAGTATGGAATACGTTGGGCGAGACGTGCATTTGGTGCGGAGTAGCGATGCTGTCATTACCGTTGGTGGCCGCATGGGTAGTTTGCACGAACTAGCGACAGCGCTTGAAAGCCGCAAGGTTTGTGGCGTATTACTCGGTAGTGGAGGCCTGGCCGACTATGTGCCAACACTGCTTGAGAACGTCGAAGCTCCAGGTGCGAAAGACGTTATTTACGATACTGATCCTGCTCGATTGCTGAGTAAAGTCATCAAGGCGTTAGACGTAAAATATGCAGATTTCAAAGATGATGGCAAAGACAGTCAGCTTGCCAATCGCTATAGTAAAAACGGTTAGTCGTTATCTTGGTCTTCGTCACCACGTTTGATGATATGCCCACCAGAATCATCGTCTGAATTCTCATTTAGCATATCAAAAAGAGTAGGTTGGTCATCGTCCTCAGGAGTTCCGTAGAGGATATTTTCTTCACCGAAAGGTGATATTCGATTGTTCATGGCTGTCATAAAATCAGGCTGTTCAATGCCTAACTCATTTATAACTTCACATGTGACACGGGCACTTCGAGGTAAGTCTGACTCTTGCGTGGCTTTCTCGTGAGGCATCACATCGGCACTTTCAAGGCTGATTTTGCCTAGGGTATGTAGTTTGCCGGTTATTTTTAGCAGGTATTCGATATCAGTCAAAAAGCATCTAATCGCCTCATCATTGTCTGACAGTGGTCGTTCGAAATGATTCATTTTTATATAATAACATTTTTAGCTTTAAAAAGCAACTTCAAGTGAGATAGATGAAATGTACTGTGCTATTGAAAATATGCTGAATGAAGTGATATACTCCATATAAGCATAACCAATAAATAAAGGAACATACTTCCATGCAAAAACAGACAGGAAGCGTACATGCAGTTATTATCATACTTTTAACACTTGGACTCATCGGCTCGGTTGGATTTATATTTTGGCAGAATTTTATTGTAAATGGTCCTACTCGAGGAGCCGTACAGTCAAATAAGTCAACAAAGAGCGATGTGGTAAAAGCTGAAATCGTTGAGGTTAAGAAAAAAACTTATTGTGCTACATTCGAAAAAGTCTGTTTTGAATATCCTGAAAAGTGGACTATCAAACAGGTGGATGAACTAAGTGGAGATTCGAAAGATGCATTTACTATCGCTGATCCAGAAAACACGGTTGTTCTTGCATTTCAGTCGGGCATTGGCGCTAATGACGGCTCGTGTTGCGGACCTATGCCCGAAGGTCCAGTGACTATTATTAGCTCTCAGAAGGTACCGCACTTCGGAGAAGTAGCGTCAAGTCAATATGATAAAGATCGGTCAAACGGCGTCTATGTTAGCGAAGTTGTGACAACTAGCGTCAAGGGTGTATTTCCCGATCCGAGCGAGCCTATCGTCAACAGTGTTATCAAAGGCTATATTCCTCAGCTTGTTCTTCATAATTCCCTTACGCTAGCAAAAAAGCAAACAGTAACACGGATAAACGGTAATATAACAGGCGACAGCTACATAAACGGACAGCAGAATGGAACTATTTTTTTATTTGGTACGGTTACGTTTAGTATAAAGTCAACGCCAAAGATTTTCTCGTCACTGAATGAGGCAAAAGCGCAGTTGAAGGGCACTAGTTTCCAGCAGGCAAAGGCAATTTTGCTCTCTGCTCATTATGAGTAAATAAAGATGACTAGTCTATAATGATATAGATGAGTCAAAAATTCCGACTTGAGACGAACTACCAGCCGACAGGTGATCAGCCGACGGCTATTGCTCAATTGGTCAAAGGTTTGGAAAATGGCGAGCATGAACAAACGCTCCTAGGCGTGACTGGTAGTGGTAAAACTTTTACCATGGCAAATATTATTCAGAATCGTCAGACACCAACTTTGGTGCTGGCGCACAACAAAACCCTTGCTGCTCAGTTGTATAGTGAATTCAAGGCGTTTTTTCCAGATAACGAAGTTCATTACTTTGTCAGCTATTTTGACTACTACCAGCCCGAGGCATACATAAGTTCCAGTGATACTTATATTGAAAAAGACAGCAAGATAAATGATGAGATTGATCGCTTGCGCCATGCAGCGACAACTGCGCTATTAACACGACGTGACACCATAATCGTGGCGAGTGTTAGTTGTATATACGGCATAGGTAACCCTGATGATTATGCGGACATGTCAATCCACCTCACGACAGGGGAGCGGAGATTGCAGGACAAATTCGTACGCCAGTTGACCGATATTCAGTATCAGCGTAACGATATAGATTTTCATCGTGGCACATTTCGTGTAAAGGGCGATGTGGTTGACGTATTTCCGGCAGGAAGCGATGTAGCCTACAGAATTGAATTTTTCGGAGATCAAATAGACCGTATAACGCGCATTGATCCACTTACGGGTGAGATATTGGGTGAGCCAAACGAGTTACAGATATTTCCATCAAGCCACTATGTTACGCCAAAGGAAAAGCTGGCGTTTGCCATCGAAAAGATAAAAGACGAGTTTGATAGTCGACTGAAATGGTTTACGGATCATGACAAACATTTGGAAGCGCAACGGCTTGCCCAGAGAACAAAGTATGACATTGAGATGCTGGAGCAAACCGGATTTGTGAAGGGTATTGAAAACTACAGCCGGTACTTAACGAATCGCGAGCCTGGCGAGCAGCCGGCAACATTGCTTGATTACTTTCCAGACGACTGGCTGCTATTGGTAGACGAAAGTCACCAATCACTACCCCAGGTAAGGGGTATGTATAACGGCGACCGAGCGCGCAAAGAGGTGCTGGTAGATTATGGCTTCCGTTTACCGTCGGCTCTCGACAACAGGCCGCTTCGGTTTGATGAGTTCGAGAGACATGTTAATCAGGCGATTTATGTATCTGCCACACCAGGGGATTATGAGCTAGCGCATAGCCCCGCACCAGCGCAGCAGATTATTCGCCCGACTGGTCTGCTTGATCCGCAGATCGTCATTAAGCCGACTAAGGGACAAATTGATGATTTGATTGCTGAAATTCGAGATAGAACAGCAAAGGGTCAGCGCGTACTCGTAACGACGCTCACGAAACGTATGGCCGAAGACCTGAGCCAATATTTGCAAGACTTAGATATTAAAACAGCGTATATACATAGTGATGTAGATACGATGGAACGAGGTGATATATTAAACGATCTTCGTAGTGGTGTATATGATGTATTGGTCGGCATTAACTTGCTCCGTGAAGGGCTCGATTTACCGGAAGTGAGTATGGTAGCAATTATGGATGCTGATAAAGAAGGTTTTTTGCGTAGCGAAAGTGCACTTATACAGACGATTGGTCGTGCAGCTCGTCATATTGACGGCACAGTTTTTCTGTATGCCGATAAAATAACGCGTTCTATGCAGGCGGCAATCGACGAAACTAATCGTCGTCGTTCCATTCAGGAAAAGTACAACGTCGACCACAACATCACTCCGGTTTCGATTGAAAAGGAGATTAGTGAAGGTTTGAGGGCTATTATTCCGAAAAAAGCCGATGACAAGCCAAAACTTGATCTCAAAAAGATACCAAAAGATGAGTACGCAAGCCTTATTAAAGACTTGTCAGGTCAGATGGATCTTGCGAGTGCTAATCTGGAATTCGAAAAAGCGGCAGAGCTTCGCGATTTGATCTCGGAAATTCGTTCAAAAATGTAATCGAGCTACACTTGTCATGCCTGTTATGCTACACTAAAGCATAAGCATGGATGATTCGTCGACAAACCCATACATACCGAAGGAGTCTGACGCTATACGACAAAAAGTATACGAGCGGCAGTCGCCACTTGGTCGTGTAGTCAAATGGGCCCTCATTATAACGGCCATAGTTGCCGTGTTGGTAGGGGGTGGGTTATTTTTTGTACTTCCGAAAACGACGGCAGTTGATCAGCCGGCTCGACAGAAATTAGCCGATATCCTTCAGCCGCCGGATCAAACATTGAAACGAGTTAACGTAACCTCAATGCTTGGCTTTACTCTTAACTATGACAATCGCATTTACGACAGTTATGCCGAAGTTGGAGATAGCTCGGCAGGTACAGATAACAGCGATGCGAAAGCGAACGGCCAGACGTACGAAAATAACGACTTGCGCGTGCAGCGAGCCTATAACTATGTACGTATACGCCCTACCGAGAGTGTTAGTAGCGTACGCACACTAAAGCCTATTCCGCCACAACTTGAACTGTTCGCAACAGTAACCGCAAAGGACCTAGCTAAAGAAGCTGCGATACCGGAAAATAAAAACTTGTCGCAACTTAGTCTATTTGTAAAAATCGACGAAGATAAGCGACAGGCCCAGAAAGTGCTTGACGACAATACCGTCGTAACAATTGATGTATCAAAGCCGATTACGACTACCGTCGGCAGCGTTGATTATCAGATGGTCCGTTACACAACCACCAACGACAATCATAGAGTGTCCGACGTTCGATACGACGACTGCTACTACACGATTCAATACAGTCAGCCATATTCCATATGTGTAACTGGCGTTCGTCCCACGAGTGTTAGCGCGGCCAGTTTAGTTGAGCAAGTATTTAATTCCATTATGTTCGACCAGCCACAGACAACTCTAGGCGGCTCGTCGACGACAACTACAACCCCTGCTGACAAAACATCGAACACTAAAACCAAAAAAGTATCATTTGCATACCCGCTCGCCCGATTGGCACAGGCGACAATAGATTCTGGCACCGATGCGACAAACTCTAATGATGGAAATACAAGCGAGTCGCCACTACTTTCAATAACGCCGCCATATTATAGTAATGCCGGCAGCTTGAAGGCGATTGCGAAATCACAACCAAGCGTAGTAAGGATTGGTACGTTGTATTGTGCGAATGTATCGCTTAAATACCAGAGCGGCGACACCGCTGCTACTCTAACGGATGCTTGTACGGGAAGTGTGTCGAGCGGCGTGTTCGTGTCGAAGGATGGATACATTGCAACAACTGGTCATGCTATACGTTCACAGAAAAAGGCGCTGATCGATGGCTACATAAATTTTGCTCCTGATCAATCAACTATGCTCGATCGTTTGCAGCGTATACTTGATTATCTTGTGAAGGCCCAAATAATCTTGCAGTCTGATGCGGACTATTTAGAGACCGGTGCTTCAATCGGTGACCAGGAGGCGCTTTCAAAAATTGAGAATATCGCATCTGTCATACCAAACGATTTTATTGTACCGATTGACGAGCAGTATACGTACGCTGTTCAACCAGCCGACCAGCCGATAGTCATTAATCATAGCGATACCAACAAGCCGTCATTCGCATATTCGGATACCGTACTGAGCGCTAAATATGTAGCTTCTGACTACGATGCTAGCAAATCTATTCAAGAAGTGTTCGGGAGTAAAACACCTCAAGTAGATGTTGGCTTACTGAAAGTTAGCGGCAGCTTCCCTGATGTACCGGTCGCCTCGAAGCAAACAGTTAAAACAAACGATGCTTTGAGTACGATTGGATATCCGGCCTACACTGACAGCTCATTGGAAATTGATAAGATTCGAAACATTCCCGTTGTTACTAGTAGTAAGGTTGAGCAAGTATATCAGCAGAATAACGGGGGCCAACCATTGATTCAGACAGATACTCCTGTATTACCAGGTAACGACGGCGCGCCGGTATTTAATACGGATGGCCAGCTCGTTGGTTTTGCGGTTTACGGTTTGTCGTATTGTCCAGATGGATCATGTTTTGCAAACGGTACTGTTCGCACGGCGTCAGAGTTGCTGAAGCTTCTGGATGACAATAATATTAGCCTGCAAACTGGAAGCCCGATATCACAAGATTGGTTTGGCGCAGTTGACCGGTACTTCAATGCGAACTACACAGCAAGTGCAGGGTTGTTCCAGTCTGCTGGTAGTATGTACTCTTTTAATCGCTGGGCTAGCCCGCTTCAAAAGCAGGCTGCAGCAGGGGAAGGTACGAAGCTCGATACATCACTAATGAATGAGCTTGCGATAGTAATGATATGGACGTTGGGAGTGGCGATTACACTCACGATTGCTTCAGCCGTTGCACTATTTGTACATAAACGTCGCATTGGTAACCTGCAGGTGGGTCACTATGGTGTAGCAACAGACGATATGTCCGTCGCTTCACCTGTAGCGCCCGTGCAGACAGCGCCTTCTATGCCACTACCACCTGTTCAGCCTTCTCAGCCGTTTGGCCCGCCGGTACCGCCCCAAATGCCTGTGCAACCGACGCCTCCGCCACAGTCATCGTCGCCGGAATTTCAAATACACGACAACTCGGCCGGAACATATGGTGACACACACACCCAAGAGGTTGAATCTGACACATCAATACAGGTTAATCCGCAGCTACCAGAAGATCCAAAAAACGATACAGTCGAAGACCCCTTCTATAAGTAGTGGTAAAAAATTGTTCGAATGTTAATTCGATGAGCCTATATTCTAAGTAGTACGTGACAATCGTTTACTAGGCGAGTGTTTATGGCGACGGGGTGTAGAAAACACCCAAAATTTAAGACCTACGAATGTCCACAGGATTGAGATGCCTGCAGATATAAATTGGCCGACGTAGACGGATATGCCAAAGAGATCATGAAGTTGCAGGGTGATGTTGAACGTAAGCAACGCGGTAAAGCTCATAAATACGATAAATCGAAACACTTCAGTGGACGTTCGGCGTTTTTTACGTACTGAACTAAAAACCCAGCGGTCGTCAACGACAAAGAATAGTGTGTAAGACGCAACGGTGGCCACGAGGAGTGCTTGGTAATAGTTGGCCATGAAAAGCTTGTCTAAGGCTGCGAAAATGAGGTATGTTCCCCAGAATGGGATATTGCCGGCAATCTGAAGTTTTATAAATTCCCATCCGAGTTGCAGAAGTGCCTTTTGTTTTTTACTTCTGCTTTTTATTTTAAACATTAGTCACAGTATAGCAGAGCGCTTAATTCTGGAGTAGAATAGTCTTCATGAGTTTAATGATTGAAGTAAAAGATTTACAAAAGCGATATGGCGACAAGCAAGCCGTTGACGGCATTACTTTTGATGTAAAAAAAGGTGAGGTCTTCGGTATCTTAGGTCCGAATGGCGCAGGCAAAACGACGACACTTGAAATGATGGAGACGTTGCTGCCAATTGATGGTGGTTCAGTAAAAATCGACGGTATCGATGTGGCGAAAGATCCTCAACAAATTAAGTACATCATAGGAGTTCAGCCGCAATCACCTGGATTTCAAGATAAAACCAAACTCAAAGAAGTTATCGAGATGTTTGCAGCTGCTTACGGCGAAAAGGTTGACCCGATTGCGTTTCTAAAAGACGTCGATCTGGAAGATAAAGCAGATAGTTATGTAGAGGAGCTTTCCGGTGGACAGAAGCAGCGTCTTAGCATCACGACGGCGCTGGTGCATGGACCAAAGGTGTTCTTTTTGGATGAACCAACGACAGGGCTTGATCCGCAAGCTCGGCGTCATCTTTGGGACTTGATAGAAAAGGTTCGCGACAAGGGTATTAGCGTCGTCTTAACAACGCACTATATGGATGAAGCGGAAGTATTGTGTGACCGAATCGCTGTCATGGATAATGGCAAAATAGTTGCAATTGATACGCCAATAAATCTAATCAAAGATTTGTTGAAACGTGGTTTTAAGAAAAAGCAAGAAGTTGAGCAGGCTAACCTAGAAGACGTATTTATTGACCTGACTGGAAAGGGGTTGCGCGATGAGTAATTTGAGTAAATCACTATTTACAGTCAAAACGTTTGTTCGAATTAACACTAAGCGATATTTCCGCGATCGACTGGCTATTTTTTTCACGGTTATATTTCCTCTGATTTTTCTTTTTGTGTTTGGTAGTCTCAATTCTGGTGGTAGCGACGTATCATTTCGCATTGCACTCATTAACCAATCAGACAGTACTTTTGCGCGTAACTTCGTCAAGCAGGCTAAGGAAAGTAAAATATTTAAGATTGATAAAAACACGACTACGCTGAGTGGCGCAAAGGAACTGATGACAAAGTCGCAGTTGGACGCAGCTATAGTTTTGCCGAGTGATTTCGGAACGGTCAAGACGGGTCAAAAGATACCAAGTGGACAGGCGCAAGTAATCTACACGCAAAATAATACGCAGTCTGGGGTCGCACTGAGCTCAGTTCTAGAAAGCCAATTCAAGGTTATAAATTCTAAACTCGTGTCCGTACAGGCGCCGTTTACTGTAAAGACTGAACAGCTAAGCCAAAAAAGTCTGTCTGCGTTCGACTATACATTCGCAGGCCTTCTAGGGTTTTCGATTATAGGTATGGGTATTTTTGGACCGATGAATGTTTTTCCGGAACTTAAAAAGATGGGTATCTTAAGACGGCTCAGTACGACTCCTCTTCGGGTGTGGCAATATTTTATGTCGACAATGATTGGTCAGCTTATAGTCGGTTCATTTGCGCTCTCTGCTATGTTTATTGTTGCCATCTTGGTGTTTCATCTTAAGATCGTCGGTAATCCACTCGAACTTGTCATATTTTTGATGCTTGGTGTCATTACGATACTCGGTATTGGCCTGGCTTTGGGCGGCTGGGCTAA encodes the following:
- a CDS encoding trypsin-like peptidase domain-containing protein, with translation MDDSSTNPYIPKESDAIRQKVYERQSPLGRVVKWALIITAIVAVLVGGGLFFVLPKTTAVDQPARQKLADILQPPDQTLKRVNVTSMLGFTLNYDNRIYDSYAEVGDSSAGTDNSDAKANGQTYENNDLRVQRAYNYVRIRPTESVSSVRTLKPIPPQLELFATVTAKDLAKEAAIPENKNLSQLSLFVKIDEDKRQAQKVLDDNTVVTIDVSKPITTTVGSVDYQMVRYTTTNDNHRVSDVRYDDCYYTIQYSQPYSICVTGVRPTSVSAASLVEQVFNSIMFDQPQTTLGGSSTTTTTPADKTSNTKTKKVSFAYPLARLAQATIDSGTDATNSNDGNTSESPLLSITPPYYSNAGSLKAIAKSQPSVVRIGTLYCANVSLKYQSGDTAATLTDACTGSVSSGVFVSKDGYIATTGHAIRSQKKALIDGYINFAPDQSTMLDRLQRILDYLVKAQIILQSDADYLETGASIGDQEALSKIENIASVIPNDFIVPIDEQYTYAVQPADQPIVINHSDTNKPSFAYSDTVLSAKYVASDYDASKSIQEVFGSKTPQVDVGLLKVSGSFPDVPVASKQTVKTNDALSTIGYPAYTDSSLEIDKIRNIPVVTSSKVEQVYQQNNGGQPLIQTDTPVLPGNDGAPVFNTDGQLVGFAVYGLSYCPDGSCFANGTVRTASELLKLLDDNNISLQTGSPISQDWFGAVDRYFNANYTASAGLFQSAGSMYSFNRWASPLQKQAAAGEGTKLDTSLMNELAIVMIWTLGVAITLTIASAVALFVHKRRIGNLQVGHYGVATDDMSVASPVAPVQTAPSMPLPPVQPSQPFGPPVPPQMPVQPTPPPQSSSPEFQIHDNSAGTYGDTHTQEVESDTSIQVNPQLPEDPKNDTVEDPFYK
- a CDS encoding GtrA family protein; protein product: MFKIKSRSKKQKALLQLGWEFIKLQIAGNIPFWGTYLIFAALDKLFMANYYQALLVATVASYTLFFVVDDRWVFSSVRKKRRTSTEVFRFIVFMSFTALLTFNITLQLHDLFGISVYVGQFISAGISILWTFVGLKFWVFSTPRRHKHSPSKRLSRTT
- a CDS encoding ABC transporter ATP-binding protein — encoded protein: MSLMIEVKDLQKRYGDKQAVDGITFDVKKGEVFGILGPNGAGKTTTLEMMETLLPIDGGSVKIDGIDVAKDPQQIKYIIGVQPQSPGFQDKTKLKEVIEMFAAAYGEKVDPIAFLKDVDLEDKADSYVEELSGGQKQRLSITTALVHGPKVFFLDEPTTGLDPQARRHLWDLIEKVRDKGISVVLTTHYMDEAEVLCDRIAVMDNGKIVAIDTPINLIKDLLKRGFKKKQEVEQANLEDVFIDLTGKGLRDE
- a CDS encoding ABC transporter permease; this translates as MSNLSKSLFTVKTFVRINTKRYFRDRLAIFFTVIFPLIFLFVFGSLNSGGSDVSFRIALINQSDSTFARNFVKQAKESKIFKIDKNTTTLSGAKELMTKSQLDAAIVLPSDFGTVKTGQKIPSGQAQVIYTQNNTQSGVALSSVLESQFKVINSKLVSVQAPFTVKTEQLSQKSLSAFDYTFAGLLGFSIIGMGIFGPMNVFPELKKMGILRRLSTTPLRVWQYFMSTMIGQLIVGSFALSAMFIVAILVFHLKIVGNPLELVIFLMLGVITILGIGLALGGWAKNERQAAPLSNIIVFPMMFLSGTFFPRFLMPEWLQTFSGFLPLTPIIDGIRLIATEGKHLWEITPQLGLMGIWMIVIYFIAFRVFRWE